One Skermanella sp. TT6 genomic window, GCGGGGACACGGTGGTGGTAAGGATAGGTGGGCCGTCCTATTCCATGGCGTGGCTCCAGGAGGTTTTCGCCACCCTCGACACCGCAGGTTTCTCGCGCGAGGACCTCGCCCGCCGTATCGTGATCGAAGCCGATGGGGAGTATCGCCGAACGAAGCTGGCGATCGAATCCTACATCCTCGGGCTGCCGCCGTCCTCCGAATCGCTGGAATAAAGTCCTCCGACCGTCGAGCCGCCCCTTGGCTCCGGACCAACTCGCGGTTATAGTGAACAAACACAGAACATGCGTTTGCAAACTATGGCTCGGGGGCGGATCCATGTGGGAGGACAAGGCGTTCCTGGGCAGCCTCCTCGGCGGCGCGCTGGGCGGCGCGATGCTGACGGCGCTGACCAATACCGCGTTGAACCGCATGGGCTTGCGCAGCGGCGACCTGTCGGCGCGGATCGACGATCTCTGCCGCGACATCGAGCGCTTCGCCGATGCCGGCGTTCGCGCCTGGAGCCTGCCGGCCGCCGAAATGGGCGTCGAGGGGATCCGCCTGCGCGCCGAGATCCTCGGCCTGCAGCGCCGGATCGAGCTGTGGCTCGACCTGCTCGACCGCGAAAGCTGGGTGTTCCGGTTCGACGCGGATGCCGACCTGATCGGCCTGTTCGAAGCGGTCAGCGGCGGCGACTTCGCCGAGTCCGGGCGCGGTTCCGACCCTTTCCGCTGCCAGGACATCCAGCGCCGGGCCGCCGGGCTGGTGGTGACGGTCCGGCGCTCCCGCAGGACCCTGCTGCATGGGCTTTTCTGAGGCTCCTTTCGTCCTAAGTCACCTTGCCTGCGACAGGAGGTTGCCGATGACCGGAAATCTGGACGATCCGAACGCCAAGGTGCTGGAGATCCACCACAGGCTCTGCGTCGCCTACGACTGTCCGGTGGCCTATTTCCACAGCCTGGACCCGCTCAGCGAGCTGGTTTCGTCCCTGTTGTCCCACCGGACCCGCAATGCCGATTCGGGCCGGGCCTTCAAGGCGTTGCGGGCGGCCTATCCGGACTGGGCGGCGGTGCGCGATGCGCCGACGGACGAGATCCAGCAGGTGATCTCCGGGGTGACCTGGCCGGAACAGAAGGCTCCGCGCATCCAGCAGATCCTGCGCGGCATCGCCGAGCGGCGACGGGGCGAGCTGTCGCTCGACTTCCTGGCGGACCTGCCGGTCGCCGAGGCGAGGGCCTGGCTGGAGGAGCTGTCCGGCGTCGGCCCCAAGACCAGCGCCGCCGTGCTGAGCTTCAGCACGCTGCGGCGGCCGGCCCTGCCGGTGGACAGCCATCATCACCGGGTCGCCGTCCGCACCGGCATGATACCGGCCACCCTGGCCGTCGGTCCCGCCCATGCCGTCCTGTCGGCCCAACTGCCGGAGGAATGGACCGCGCAGCAGATCTACGACAACCACGAAGTCATGATGCTGCACGGCCAGCGATGCTGCTACTTCCGCAATCCGGCCTGCGGCCGCTGCGTCCTGCTCGATCTCTGCCCGACCGGGCAGCGGAGGCAGGCGCCGCGCGCGGACGCGGAGGCGCAGCGGCCGACCGCGTGACGGGGCATCGAGACCGGCTCACCTCGTGGCGGCGAGCAGCTTGGCCTTCAGTTCCTTGACGCGGTCGTAGCCTTCGACGATGTCGCACAGCCGCAGCCGGTCCACGATGATCTGGTTGATTTCGGCGCGGGACAGGCCGCATTTCACCGCCGAGCGGATCTGCTCGATCGCCTCCGCTTCCATCGATCTGGTGATGGAATCGAATTTCGCCTTGGTCTGGTGCTCGATCTTGAGCGATCGCGACAGGTCCTTGAACTGGCGGAGCGCCGAGGCGCGATCCTCGGCCTCCGCCACTTCGGCATCGCTGGAGGTGCCGGGATTTGCCGCGACCGCCGCGCGGGCGGCTGCAGATTTCCCGGCGGTGCGGTCCAGGTTGTCCATGACGAAGTCGCCGATCGCCCGGCGGGTCCGGTCGAGCGTGCGGTTGTCGATGTTGACCGTTCCCCACTGGCGCTTGCGGCCCAGGCTGTCCAGGCTGCTGACCAGCCGGCTGGCGACCTTCGCCGCCACCTGGATGTCGGTCTCCGGGATGTCGATCAGCCGTTCCGCATCGTCGCCCAGCCGGTCGATCACCGACTGGGTCAGGTCGCCGACCAGCATGTCGCGCTGCCGCTGGGTCGCCTGGAGCTTCACCCGCTCCAGGAGCTCCAGGATCTTCGCCGGCTCTCCCGACAGGGACAGCAGGATGCGGGTCAGCAGCGAGACGTCCTCGGGGGTCGGCAGGGCGACGAAGGCTTCCTCGATCAGCTGCACATGGTGGGCCTGGAGGTCGTCGAACGGCTTTGGGGGCAGATCGGCCTTCATGCGCTCGATCTGCGCGCCGAGCTGCAGGAAGCCGCCCATCTCGGCGATCTGGACCAGCACGTCGTCGTCGCGCCCGATCCGTTCGATCCGCAGGCGCGTGTCCAGCTGGGCACGCTTGACGAAATCCGCCAGGATCCCCGCCGCCACCGGCCACAGGCGCTCCCCCAGGGCCAGCATGAAGGTCCTGTCCAGCGTCGTCTTGCCCGCCAGCTCGGCCCTGATCGCGGCGGCCTTCTGGGCGCCCAGGCCGCTTTCGACCAGGTCGACCACCGGCCGGATGATGGCGCGGTTGAACCGCCGGGTGCCGCGCCGATAGCGGAGCGGCGTGTCCAGCAGGTCCTCCACCGGGGAGAACAGGATCCGGGCCATGGACAGCGGGCGCGGGGGCTTCAGCCAGAAAAGCCGGTGGCGGACCTTGGCGATCGCGTCGTCCAGCTGCGTCCTTTCCGGCAGCGTGTCCACCATCCTGACGATCTGGACCAGCTTCTCGTCCGAGGCCTGGGCGATCGCGAGGCCCAGTTGCTGCAGTTCCGCCCAGTTCAGCGTCATCGCATGGCTCCCTTCAGCAACTCGTTCCGGACCACCTGGTCACGGAGGTTCCTGCCGGTGCGCCAATCCTGGTTC contains:
- a CDS encoding endonuclease III domain-containing protein, giving the protein MTGNLDDPNAKVLEIHHRLCVAYDCPVAYFHSLDPLSELVSSLLSHRTRNADSGRAFKALRAAYPDWAAVRDAPTDEIQQVISGVTWPEQKAPRIQQILRGIAERRRGELSLDFLADLPVAEARAWLEELSGVGPKTSAAVLSFSTLRRPALPVDSHHHRVAVRTGMIPATLAVGPAHAVLSAQLPEEWTAQQIYDNHEVMMLHGQRCCYFRNPACGRCVLLDLCPTGQRRQAPRADAEAQRPTA